A genomic stretch from Mesoplodon densirostris isolate mMesDen1 chromosome 3, mMesDen1 primary haplotype, whole genome shotgun sequence includes:
- the LOC132485968 gene encoding LOW QUALITY PROTEIN: ubiquitin carboxyl-terminal hydrolase 1-like (The sequence of the model RefSeq protein was modified relative to this genomic sequence to represent the inferred CDS: deleted 1 base in 1 codon), whose protein sequence is MPRVIPRESNRLSRGSPSKKPRRPLKFFQKKETKRALDFTDSQGNEEKTSEYRGSEIDQVIPAAQSSRVNCEKRKNLLPFVGLNNLGNTCYLNSILQVLYFCPGFKSGVKHLFNSISRKKEALKDEASQKAKGNCKGDSSVSFELICSLHSLIISVEQLQASFLLHPEKYTRKLATQPRRLLNTLRKLNPMYGGYLQHDAQEVLQCILGHIQETCHLLRKGVKNVAELSTKVEEKHQKEEMSGHNSMEMDSMRHSEDYKEKLPKVHGKRKSDTELGNMKRKVKVSKDHQSLKENQRQTRSKRKATVDSSDIPAKIIPQYISENDSARPSQKKSRVKRNRFKSTAKQPSIISKSFSLGKITTNQESKGPSKENECGLEEDMGKYENDNTADGCGLQSPGKNVMPVKEVKPINKGAEPIGFELVEKLFQGQLVIRTRCLECESLTERREEFQDVIVPVQEDELSKVEESPESSSEPKPDMKTLRWAISQFASVERIGGENKYFCENCHHYTEAERSLLFDAMPEVLTIHLKCFAASGLEFDCYGGGLSKINTPLLIPLKLSLEEWSTKPTKDSYGLFAVVMHSGITISSGHYTASVKVTDLNSLELDEENFVIDQTCEVGKPGPSNKEEARGVVKNYDDEEVSIRVSGNTQPSKVLNKKNVDTLGLLRGQKTQADYELFNKASHPDKAASAAFAENRNSETNNTNGTHESDRNKESNDQPGINMSDFENKISYAVQSLKGYEGKWLLFNDSQVKVTEEKDFLNSLSPSTSPTSTPYLLFYKKL, encoded by the exons ATGCCCCGTGTCATACCTCGTGAAAGTAATAGGCTTTCAAGAGGTAGTCCCTCAAAAAAACCCAGACGTCCCTTGAAGTTTTTTCAGAAGAAGGAAACCAAGAGAGCCTTGGATTTCACAGATTctcaaggaaatgaagaa aaaacttctgAATACAGAGGATCTGAAATTGATCAAGTTATTCCTGCAGCACAGTCCTCACGTGTCAactgtgagaagagaaaaaacttgTTACCGTTTGTGGGACTGAATAATCTCGGCAATACTTGTTATCTTAATAGTATACTTCAGGTATTATATTTTTGTCCTGGTTTTAAATCTGGAGTGAAGCACTTATTTAATAGtatttcaaggaagaaagaagcccTAAAAGATGAAGCCAGTCAAAAAGCTAAGGGAAATTGCAAAGGAGATTCTTCAGTAAGTTTTGAACTAATATGCAGCTTACATTCCTTGATCATTTCAGTCGAACAGCTTCAGGCTAGTTTTCTCTTACATCCAGAGAAATATACTCGTAAACTTGCTACTCAGCCAAGGCGACTACTTAACACACTCAGGAAACTCAACCCTATGTATGGAGGATATCTACAGCATGATGCACAGGAAGTATTACAGTGTATTTTGGGACACATTCAAGAAACATGCCACCTCCTaagaaaaggagtaaaaaatGTGGCAGAGTTATCTACTAAGgtagaagaaaaacatcagaaagaggaaatgagtGGCCATAACAGCATGGAGATGGACAGTATGAGGCATTCTGAAGACTATAAAGAAAAACTGCCaaaagtacatgggaaaagaaaaagtgacactGAACTTGGTAACATGAAGAGAAAAGTTAAAGTCTCTAAGGACCACCAGTctttgaaagaaaaccagagacaaaccagatcaaaaagaaaagctacaGTTGATTCATCAGATATTCCTGCTAAAATAATCCCCCAGTACATTTCTGAAAATGACAGTGCAAGACCCTCACAAAAGAAATCAAGAGTTAAAAGAAACCGGTTCAAGTCTACAGCCAAGCAACCCAGCATTATTTCTAAATCCTTTAGTCTGGGTAAAATAACAACCAACCAAGAATCCAAAGGAccatctaaagaaaatgaatgtggTCTTGAAGAGGACATGGGGAAGTATGAGAATGATAATACAGCTGATGGTTGTGGACTTCAATCTCCAGGGAAGAATGTTATGCCTGTTAAGGAAGTTAAGCCCATcaacaaaggtgcagagccaaTTGGTTTTGAGCTGgtggagaaattatttcaaggtCAGCTGGTAATAAGGACTCGTTGCTTAGAATGTGAAAGtttaacagaaagaagagaagagtttCAAGACGTCATCGTACCAGTGCAAGAAGATGAGCTTTCCAAAGTAGAGGAGAGTCCTGAAAGTTCTTCAGAGCCAAAACCAGACATGAAGACCCTGAGATGGGCAATTTCCCAGTTTGCTTCAGTGGAGAGGAttggaggagaaaataaatatttctgtgaaaattgccatcaTTATACTGAAGCTGAACGAAGTCTTTTGTTTGACGCAATGCCTGAAGTTCTAACTATTCATTTGAAGTGCTTTGCTGCTAGTGGCTTGGAGTTTGATTGTTATGGTGGTGGACTTTCCAAGATCAACACTCCTTTACTGATACCCCTTAAACTGTCACTAGAAGAATGGAGCACAAAGCCAACCAAGGACAGCTATGGATTATTTGCAGTTGTGATGCATAGTGGCATTACAATTAGTAGCGGGCATTATACTGCTTCTGTGAAAGTCACTGACCTTAACAGTTTAGAACTAGATGAGGAAAATTTTGTGATCGACCAAACGTGTGAAGTAGGTAAGCCAGGACCATCGAACAAGGAGGAAGCAAGGGGTGTGGTCAAAAACTATGACGATGAAGAAGTGTCGATTAGAGTCAGTGGAAATACCCAGCCAAGTAAAGTTTtgaacaaaaaaaatgtagacactCTTGGACTTCTCAGAGGACAAAAGACTCAAGCAGATTATGAGTTATTCAACAAAGCATCTCATCCTGATAAAGCTGCCAGTGCAGCATTTGctgaaaatagaaattctgagaCTAACAATACTAATGGGACCCATGAATCTGATAGAAACAAGGAATCCAATGACCAACCAGGCATTAACATgagtgattttgaaaacaaaatttcatatgcagtgcaAAGCTTAAAGGGGTATGAGGGGAAGTGGTTGCTTTTTAATGATTCTCAAGTGAAAGTTactgaagagaaggactttttgaattctctttccccttctacaTCTCCTACATCTACTCCTTACTtgctattttataagaaattatag